A region of Rhodoferax potami DNA encodes the following proteins:
- the ylqF gene encoding ribosome biogenesis GTPase YlqF, producing MAIQWFPGHMHLTRKAIQERIKEIDVVIELLDSRLPGSSANPMLAELTAGKPALKVLNKQDLADPERTALWLAHYNAMPGVRALPLDASMTTPAKALVAACHELAPNRGGMAKPMRVLICGIPNVGKSTLINTLKGKRAAKTGDEAGVTKIEQRITIADDFYLYDTPGVLWPRIIVAKSGYNLAASGAIGKNAFDEEEVALELLDYLRQHYPATLEARYKLTGVAGQTDEQLLDAIGRKRGALQSGGRINLNKAAEIVIHDFRSAVLGRITLETPEQFAQWLAEGKQIDAERQMKKDAIEMARLIRLKKVKRPAQPRHSDEREAAAGQGAAPEPEAE from the coding sequence ATGGCAATTCAGTGGTTCCCGGGGCATATGCACCTGACCCGCAAGGCGATTCAAGAGCGCATCAAAGAGATCGATGTGGTGATTGAACTGCTGGACTCCCGCTTGCCCGGCTCCAGCGCCAACCCCATGCTCGCCGAGCTCACCGCAGGCAAGCCCGCGCTCAAAGTGCTCAACAAACAAGACCTGGCCGACCCCGAGCGCACCGCACTCTGGCTGGCGCATTACAACGCCATGCCTGGCGTGCGCGCCCTCCCGCTCGATGCGAGCATGACCACCCCCGCCAAAGCGCTGGTGGCTGCCTGCCACGAGCTGGCCCCTAATCGGGGCGGCATGGCCAAGCCGATGCGAGTGCTGATTTGCGGCATTCCCAACGTGGGCAAGTCCACGCTGATCAACACTCTTAAGGGCAAGCGCGCCGCCAAAACTGGCGACGAGGCCGGCGTCACCAAGATCGAGCAGCGCATCACGATTGCGGACGACTTTTACCTCTATGACACGCCGGGTGTGCTGTGGCCCCGCATCATCGTGGCCAAGAGCGGCTACAACCTCGCGGCCAGCGGCGCCATCGGCAAAAACGCATTCGATGAAGAAGAAGTGGCCCTCGAGCTGCTGGACTACCTTCGCCAGCACTATCCCGCCACACTGGAGGCGCGCTACAAGCTCACTGGTGTGGCCGGGCAAACCGACGAGCAGTTGCTGGACGCCATTGGGCGCAAGCGTGGTGCTTTGCAGTCGGGCGGGCGCATCAACCTCAACAAAGCCGCCGAGATCGTGATCCACGACTTCCGCAGCGCGGTGCTAGGCCGTATCACCCTGGAGACGCCGGAGCAATTTGCCCAGTGGCTGGCCGAGGGCAAGCAGATCGACGCCGAGCGCCAGATGAAGAAGGACGCCATCGAAATGGCCCGTCTTATCCGCCTCAAGAAGGTCAAGCGCCCGGCGCAGCCCCGCCATAGCGACGAGCGGGAGGCCGCTGCCGGCCAAGGTGCTGCACCAGAGCCTGAGGCCGAATAA
- a CDS encoding GGDEF domain-containing protein produces MPNRIRVRRSVSLRRALRMLVIFSVLPTVLICAWLAYSNYRLQREGFEQQTVLLARAIQAEIERELAAIESGLKVMATAPELARGDLKAFHQHATNNVLAPDMALNYVLTDAKGLQVLNTLFPFGAALPKAGTPAQLQQVFAQRETVLTDLFKGVTTQAHIMAVGVPVVVNDKVVYSLNMGLTPDYINRLIAQRPLPDGWLIAVLDRSRTIVGRSRDPLKFIGQLVGLRVQQAMDGNSSGFLESVTKDNVPVFTGFSTSDRWGWTVVAAAPQRSLYDHLFAQLAQVLLGLVLALGLGFWLARRAGAKVMSSVQQLNDTALALGRGEDVSPPSLELQEAQAVGTAMLQAADAMRKVKFFAQHDALTELPNRLLFDELAQRSILSAMRHHGELALLAMDLDGFKKVNDTLGHSIGDEVLKTVAQRIGYTIRASDVAARIGGDEFIVLLDGVSQSDALQTAERLVHALCQPYYGVSVPLGVSIGLAMYPHHGSDLKSLMLGADSAMYAAKSAGKGQTHTAKPQ; encoded by the coding sequence ATGCCAAACCGGATACGTGTGCGGCGCAGTGTGTCATTGCGGCGCGCGCTGCGGATGCTGGTCATCTTCAGTGTGCTGCCTACGGTGCTGATTTGCGCTTGGCTGGCTTACAGCAACTACCGATTGCAACGGGAGGGCTTTGAGCAACAGACTGTGCTCTTAGCGCGTGCGATTCAGGCAGAGATCGAGCGGGAGCTCGCTGCCATCGAGTCCGGCCTCAAGGTCATGGCTACAGCCCCTGAGTTGGCGCGTGGCGATCTCAAGGCCTTTCATCAGCACGCTACCAACAACGTCTTGGCACCTGACATGGCGCTCAACTATGTGTTGACGGACGCCAAAGGCCTGCAAGTGCTCAACACCTTGTTCCCCTTTGGTGCAGCCTTGCCCAAAGCTGGCACACCCGCTCAGCTCCAGCAGGTGTTTGCCCAGCGCGAGACGGTGCTCACCGATCTTTTCAAGGGCGTAACGACCCAAGCGCACATCATGGCGGTCGGGGTGCCGGTCGTGGTCAATGACAAGGTCGTTTACAGCCTGAACATGGGCCTGACGCCCGATTACATCAACCGCCTTATTGCCCAGCGCCCGCTGCCAGACGGCTGGCTCATCGCGGTGCTGGACCGGAGCCGCACGATCGTGGGCCGTTCGCGCGACCCCTTGAAATTCATTGGCCAGCTGGTCGGGCTCCGAGTGCAGCAGGCTATGGACGGCAATTCATCCGGCTTTTTGGAGTCGGTGACCAAAGACAATGTGCCGGTATTCACGGGGTTCAGCACCTCAGACCGCTGGGGCTGGACAGTGGTGGCTGCAGCACCGCAGCGCAGCCTGTATGACCACCTGTTTGCCCAGCTCGCCCAGGTGCTGCTTGGCTTGGTGCTGGCCTTGGGGCTGGGGTTTTGGCTGGCGCGGCGGGCAGGGGCCAAGGTCATGTCATCGGTTCAGCAGCTCAATGACACGGCGCTCGCACTCGGGCGAGGGGAGGATGTGAGCCCGCCCAGCCTGGAGTTGCAAGAGGCCCAAGCCGTGGGCACCGCCATGCTGCAGGCGGCAGATGCCATGCGCAAGGTCAAGTTTTTCGCCCAGCACGATGCACTGACCGAGCTGCCCAACCGCTTGCTGTTTGACGAGTTGGCGCAGCGCAGCATTTTGAGCGCCATGCGGCACCACGGCGAGTTGGCGCTTTTGGCCATGGACCTCGATGGTTTCAAAAAGGTCAACGACACCCTGGGTCACTCGATTGGCGACGAGGTGCTCAAAACCGTGGCGCAGCGCATCGGCTACACCATCCGGGCGTCCGATGTCGCGGCCCGCATCGGTGGGGATGAGTTCATTGTGTTGCTCGACGGGGTGAGCCAATCAGATGCCCTGCAAACGGCCGAGCGCTTGGTGCATGCCCTGTGCCAGCCGTATTACGGTGTGAGTGTGCCCTTGGGTGTAAGCATTGGCCTTGCCATGTACCCCCACCACGGGTCGGATTTGAAATCTCTCATGCTGGGGGCGGACAGCGCCATGTACGCCGCCAAGTCTGCGGGCAAGGGGCAAACCCACACCGCTAAGCCGCAGTAA
- a CDS encoding DUF938 domain-containing protein, producing the protein MAQPDHSPSAERNKHPILEVLQTLLPASGRALEIASGTGQHVVWFAQHLPQWAWQPTEVHRGALYNIEVRATEADLTNIEVAQQLDVCREPWFTEGATWAGPYDLVLCINMLHIAPWAACAALMRGAAACLAPGGVLVTYGPYFEAGVPPTQSNLEFDASLRAHDPSFGIRQLADVAAVAAQAGLQLQARHALPANNLLLVWGRPANPAA; encoded by the coding sequence ATGGCGCAACCCGACCACAGCCCATCTGCCGAACGCAACAAGCACCCGATTCTGGAAGTGCTGCAAACCCTGCTGCCTGCCAGTGGCCGGGCGCTGGAGATTGCCTCGGGCACCGGGCAGCATGTGGTGTGGTTTGCGCAGCACCTGCCGCAGTGGGCCTGGCAGCCCACCGAGGTGCACCGCGGCGCGCTCTACAACATCGAGGTGCGCGCCACCGAAGCGGATTTGACCAATATCGAAGTGGCCCAGCAGCTCGATGTCTGCCGTGAGCCGTGGTTTACCGAGGGCGCCACTTGGGCGGGACCGTATGACCTGGTTTTGTGCATCAACATGCTGCACATTGCGCCGTGGGCCGCGTGCGCAGCCCTGATGCGGGGTGCCGCCGCCTGCCTGGCGCCCGGCGGGGTGCTGGTGACCTACGGGCCTTACTTTGAGGCCGGCGTGCCGCCTACCCAGAGCAACCTCGAATTCGATGCCAGCCTGCGAGCGCATGACCCGAGTTTTGGCATACGCCAATTGGCCGATGTGGCAGCCGTTGCGGCACAAGCCGGCCTGCAGCTACAAGCCCGCCACGCCCTGCCCGCCAACAACCTGTTGCTGGTGTGGGGCCGCCCCGCGAACCCTGCGGCCTAA
- a CDS encoding universal stress protein: MFKHILLATDGSASSEHASRLAVDLARTHGAKLTALYVADPYPYIGIGELNPAGLQAYAAAGQQLAAQAHAHVDALCREGSVVALDVRLVEDVTAVSGIVQTAETLGVDLIVIGSNGRSGIERLVLGSVAAKVVAQSPVPVLVAR; encoded by the coding sequence ATGTTCAAACACATTCTTTTGGCAACCGACGGCTCTGCGTCTTCAGAGCATGCGTCCCGCTTGGCGGTGGATTTGGCCCGCACCCACGGCGCCAAGCTCACCGCTTTGTATGTGGCGGACCCGTACCCCTATATCGGTATTGGCGAGCTCAATCCGGCTGGCCTGCAAGCCTATGCGGCGGCCGGCCAGCAGCTCGCCGCCCAAGCCCATGCGCATGTGGATGCCCTGTGCCGTGAGGGGTCTGTGGTGGCGCTCGATGTCCGCTTAGTGGAAGATGTCACCGCCGTGAGCGGTATCGTGCAAACGGCAGAGACGCTGGGCGTCGACCTGATCGTGATCGGCTCCAACGGGCGCTCGGGTATTGAACGCCTGGTGCTTGGCAGTGTGGCGGCCAAAGTGGTCGCCCAGAGTCCGGTGCCGGTACTGGTAGCGCGCTAA
- a CDS encoding transporter substrate-binding domain-containing protein encodes MTLGTSLSHAMCSRTIVVPAAPTGFNVKVTDEGVSGVYPDWLREVSRKAGCQLQFPVVPRARADSMTFVSHQADILIPASQNQDRDQKAQFVHLVNLTPNLITLSTAPLPPKDLRSLVERSKLRGALVRSYSWGDEYDALVQKLTDDNRVDFVNDLGTVGRMLRAGRVDFTILPPTLLHSALQTTADVAQSGEFRFSAVIGLPKSRVGAYLSRQTLSQTDMDLLSNAMVKSAREGNLRAVFEKYYPIEVVAADIVNN; translated from the coding sequence TTGACCTTGGGTACAAGCCTGAGCCACGCGATGTGCTCGCGGACCATCGTGGTGCCGGCGGCACCGACGGGCTTCAATGTCAAGGTGACTGATGAGGGAGTCTCCGGCGTCTACCCGGACTGGCTGCGCGAGGTCAGTCGCAAAGCGGGTTGCCAGCTCCAGTTTCCGGTGGTGCCGCGCGCCCGGGCGGATTCGATGACCTTTGTCTCCCACCAGGCCGACATTTTGATTCCGGCCTCCCAGAACCAAGATCGCGACCAAAAGGCGCAATTTGTACACCTCGTCAACCTCACGCCCAACCTGATCACGCTCAGCACTGCGCCCTTGCCGCCCAAAGACCTCCGCTCGCTGGTAGAGCGGTCCAAACTGCGCGGCGCCTTGGTGCGCAGCTACAGCTGGGGCGATGAATACGATGCGCTGGTACAAAAGCTGACCGACGACAACCGGGTGGACTTTGTCAATGATTTAGGCACCGTGGGCCGCATGCTGCGTGCAGGGCGGGTGGACTTCACGATATTGCCACCCACGCTGCTGCACTCGGCACTGCAAACTACAGCCGACGTGGCGCAGAGTGGCGAATTTCGTTTCAGCGCGGTCATCGGACTGCCCAAATCCCGCGTGGGGGCCTACCTTTCGCGCCAGACGCTGAGCCAGACCGATATGGATCTGTTGAGCAACGCGATGGTGAAAAGCGCGCGCGAGGGCAACTTACGCGCTGTTTTTGAAAAGTACTACCCGATAGAAGTGGTCGCCGCGGACATTGTGAACAATTAA
- a CDS encoding YitT family protein gives MSTSIPPNPPEKPLRGPVELPSALQGAVQQHTWFEDAQAIFTGTLFVSLALILFGQAGLLTGGTAGAAFVLHYATGVSLGKLFFLINLPFYWFAWQRMGREFTIKTFVAISFLSAMAEWSPRLFAIERLHPAYAAVLGGLLLGSGCLFLARHRASLGGATIVSLYLQRSRGWRAGMVQMGMDCTIVLLALTVVDPVRVAYSVLAAVVMNLFIAVNHRPGRYAVL, from the coding sequence ATGTCGACCTCCATACCCCCCAACCCCCCAGAAAAGCCCCTGCGCGGGCCGGTTGAGCTGCCCTCCGCATTGCAGGGGGCGGTGCAGCAGCACACCTGGTTTGAGGATGCTCAGGCCATCTTTACCGGCACCTTGTTCGTGAGCCTTGCGCTGATTTTGTTCGGCCAGGCGGGGTTGCTGACCGGCGGCACTGCGGGTGCGGCATTTGTGCTGCACTACGCGACCGGTGTCAGCCTGGGCAAGCTGTTCTTTTTGATCAACCTGCCGTTTTACTGGTTTGCCTGGCAGCGCATGGGCCGCGAGTTCACCATCAAAACCTTTGTGGCCATCAGCTTTTTGTCTGCCATGGCTGAATGGTCGCCGCGCTTGTTTGCCATCGAGCGGCTGCACCCGGCCTATGCCGCGGTGTTGGGCGGGCTGCTGCTGGGCTCGGGGTGCTTGTTTCTGGCGCGGCACCGGGCCAGTTTGGGGGGCGCTACCATTGTGTCGTTGTACCTGCAACGTTCACGGGGCTGGCGCGCTGGCATGGTGCAGATGGGCATGGACTGCACCATCGTGCTACTGGCACTCACTGTGGTCGACCCGGTGCGGGTCGCCTATTCGGTGTTGGCGGCGGTGGTCATGAACCTGTTCATCGCGGTCAACCACCGCCCGGGCCGCTACGCGGTGCTGTAG
- a CDS encoding SOS response-associated peptidase, which translates to MCTNFIPSARTDFLDKRLGTVAPAAPGWPAETYPGYNAPVVVRSSGGAAVQLAQFGMVPPWSKDARHARELARGTYNARSETVAIKPSFRHAWAARQWALVPMECFFEPCWEDAATQGGRATRWRIAMHDQEPFAVAGLWERWTDKASGEQADSFTLLTVNADGHPVMGRMHRPGDEKRMPVIVPAAHYADWLHASPQQAMAFMTRFPAEQMHAEPAPVPRAAPTAARNAKPQTPPPENLSLF; encoded by the coding sequence ATGTGCACCAACTTCATTCCCTCGGCCCGGACTGACTTTTTAGACAAGCGCCTGGGCACAGTGGCCCCGGCCGCACCCGGCTGGCCGGCAGAAACCTACCCGGGCTATAACGCCCCAGTGGTGGTGCGCAGCTCCGGTGGGGCCGCGGTGCAGCTGGCGCAGTTCGGGATGGTGCCGCCCTGGAGCAAAGATGCCCGCCACGCCCGTGAGTTGGCCCGCGGCACTTACAACGCCCGCAGCGAGACGGTGGCTATCAAGCCCAGTTTTCGCCATGCCTGGGCGGCCCGCCAGTGGGCGCTGGTGCCGATGGAATGCTTTTTTGAACCCTGCTGGGAGGATGCGGCCACCCAAGGCGGCCGGGCAACCCGCTGGCGGATTGCCATGCACGACCAAGAGCCGTTTGCGGTAGCCGGCCTGTGGGAGCGTTGGACCGACAAAGCCAGTGGCGAGCAGGCCGACAGCTTTACCTTGCTCACAGTCAATGCCGATGGCCACCCGGTGATGGGGCGGATGCACCGCCCCGGGGATGAAAAGCGCATGCCGGTGATCGTACCCGCTGCGCATTACGCCGATTGGCTGCATGCCAGCCCGCAGCAGGCGATGGCGTTCATGACGCGTTTTCCCGCTGAGCAAATGCATGCTGAGCCGGCCCCGGTGCCGCGTGCGGCGCCTACGGCTGCGCGCAACGCCAAACCCCAGACCCCTCCGCCAGAAAACTTGTCATTGTTTTAG
- a CDS encoding DsbC family protein encodes MTIKSPSSSALASPTPPQRSRLHLLALPALLGLGGLAGCGDKKDETAAPAAKSTALSPAQAYDKIAAEGKGFTVGALMAANPAYVLFDPQCPHCGHLWTASQALLPKAKFVWIPVSFINGKSAPQGAAILTAANPAEFMAAHEASLLAGSGGTPLPASVPPEVEAIIKANTVLFNDLAAESVPYMVAKNVKTGQVVANAGAMQTAALAEFLGVN; translated from the coding sequence ATGACCATCAAGTCCCCCTCGTCTTCCGCCCTCGCTTCGCCCACACCGCCCCAGCGCAGCCGCCTGCACCTGCTGGCACTGCCCGCCTTGCTGGGCTTGGGCGGTCTGGCCGGTTGCGGCGACAAGAAAGACGAGACGGCAGCGCCCGCTGCCAAATCCACGGCGCTGAGCCCTGCACAGGCCTACGACAAGATTGCAGCCGAGGGCAAAGGCTTCACCGTGGGCGCACTCATGGCGGCCAACCCCGCTTATGTGCTGTTTGACCCCCAGTGCCCGCATTGCGGCCATTTGTGGACAGCGTCGCAGGCGTTGCTGCCCAAGGCCAAGTTTGTCTGGATCCCGGTGTCGTTTATCAACGGCAAAAGCGCTCCGCAGGGCGCTGCAATATTGACCGCCGCCAACCCCGCCGAGTTCATGGCCGCGCACGAGGCCTCGCTGCTCGCCGGCAGTGGTGGTACCCCGTTGCCCGCGTCAGTACCGCCGGAGGTGGAAGCCATCATCAAGGCCAACACGGTGCTGTTCAATGACCTGGCTGCCGAATCGGTGCCCTACATGGTGGCCAAGAATGTCAAAACCGGCCAAGTGGTGGCCAATGCGGGTGCCATGCAAACGGCAGCATTGGCTGAGTTTTTGGGTGTGAACTAA
- the gshA gene encoding glutamate--cysteine ligase: MDNTQEAFSALTPERLRGIRRGLEKESLRALPSGSLAMTPHPSAMGSALTHPHITTDFSESQVELITGVHAQPEDCLQELTDVQRFTLQSMGEERLWVSSMPCCLPDDDAIPLGQYGTSNVGRSKTVYRMGLGNRYGRRMQTISGIHYNWSMPDVSSEAYFGLIRNFRRHAFLLLYLFGASPAVCSTFVAGRQHQLQPLSEGTMYLPYATSLRMGRLGYQSDAQSSLAVSYNSLEGYGHSLQGALTQAYPAYEAIGVQGPDGAYRQLGTSLLQIENEFYGTIRPKRVTFPGERPLHALRERGVEYVEVRLMDLDPFELVGINSSTMRFIDVFLLHSLGTTSPDDSPAEITALARNQQDVAERGRQPGLLLQRDGQPVTLVDWGRDLLAQMQPFAQALDAAHGNTLYTAALQAATVGLDQPDTLPSARVLQAMQKDHGGSFAAFVLAQSNRTRDAMLAQALPAAQQALFEQESAVSWSDQRAIEAADTMPFDVYLKEFLAPHRLLAGRRSTAAA; encoded by the coding sequence ATGGATAACACACAAGAGGCCTTCAGCGCCCTGACTCCCGAACGGCTCCGCGGGATCCGACGCGGGCTGGAAAAAGAAAGCCTGCGCGCACTCCCCAGCGGCAGTCTGGCGATGACGCCGCACCCCTCGGCCATGGGCTCTGCCCTGACGCATCCGCACATCACGACCGACTTCAGTGAGTCGCAGGTCGAGCTCATTACCGGTGTACACGCCCAGCCTGAAGACTGCCTGCAAGAGCTCACCGATGTGCAGCGCTTTACCCTGCAGAGCATGGGCGAAGAGCGGCTGTGGGTGTCGAGCATGCCGTGTTGTTTGCCGGATGACGATGCGATTCCGCTAGGCCAATATGGCACCTCGAATGTGGGTCGCTCCAAAACCGTGTACCGCATGGGCTTGGGTAACCGCTATGGCCGGCGCATGCAAACCATCTCGGGCATTCACTACAACTGGTCGATGCCGGATGTGTCCAGCGAAGCGTATTTCGGGTTGATCCGCAATTTCCGGCGCCATGCGTTTTTGTTGTTGTATTTGTTTGGCGCCTCGCCTGCGGTGTGTTCTACCTTCGTGGCCGGCCGCCAGCACCAGCTGCAGCCCTTGAGCGAAGGCACCATGTATTTGCCCTATGCCACTTCGCTGCGCATGGGGCGGCTGGGGTACCAGAGCGACGCGCAATCGTCGCTCGCGGTGAGCTACAACAGCCTGGAGGGCTACGGCCACTCATTGCAAGGCGCGTTGACCCAGGCTTACCCGGCCTACGAGGCCATTGGCGTGCAAGGCCCTGACGGGGCCTACCGCCAGCTCGGGACCAGCCTGCTGCAAATCGAGAACGAGTTTTACGGCACCATCCGCCCCAAGCGGGTCACTTTCCCTGGCGAGCGGCCGCTGCACGCGCTGCGCGAGCGCGGTGTCGAATATGTGGAAGTGCGGCTGATGGACCTCGATCCCTTTGAGCTGGTGGGTATCAACAGCAGCACCATGCGCTTTATTGATGTGTTTTTGCTGCACAGTCTGGGCACCACCAGCCCGGACGATTCGCCTGCCGAGATCACAGCGCTGGCGCGCAACCAACAAGACGTCGCTGAGCGAGGCCGCCAACCCGGTTTGCTATTGCAGCGCGACGGACAGCCGGTGACGCTGGTCGATTGGGGGCGCGATCTCTTGGCCCAGATGCAGCCTTTTGCACAGGCGCTGGATGCGGCCCATGGCAACACGCTGTACACCGCTGCATTGCAAGCGGCCACAGTAGGGTTGGATCAGCCGGATACCTTGCCATCCGCCCGGGTACTGCAGGCAATGCAAAAAGACCATGGGGGTTCGTTCGCGGCCTTCGTGTTGGCGCAGAGCAACCGCACACGGGATGCCATGCTGGCGCAGGCCTTGCCTGCTGCGCAGCAGGCCCTCTTTGAGCAAGAGTCCGCGGTGTCGTGGAGCGACCAGCGCGCCATCGAGGCGGCAGACACCATGCCGTTTGATGTCTACCTCAAAGAGTTTTTGGCACCCCACCGCTTGTTGGCAGGGCGCCGCAGCACAGCAGCGGCTTAA
- a CDS encoding 3'-5' exonuclease, whose protein sequence is MQQNPREQHSTPHKDAIALLPEFTRLGLDRITLVNEGAQAHAALANLRQARAWGFDTESKPTFKVGEVSDGPHVLQLSTPERAWVFQLHDPECRAVAAELMALPGIAKAGFGLGDDRKRILHKLGVEPVGVLELNVVFRERGYRKDMGVKGAVAVLFGQRFIKSKKAATSNWAAPRLTESQLVYAANDAYAAIRVFNALGL, encoded by the coding sequence ATGCAACAAAACCCCCGCGAACAGCACTCCACCCCCCACAAAGATGCCATTGCCTTGCTGCCTGAATTTACCCGGCTGGGCCTGGACCGCATCACTCTTGTGAACGAGGGCGCGCAAGCCCATGCTGCCTTGGCCAATCTGCGCCAAGCCCGCGCCTGGGGCTTTGATACCGAGTCCAAACCCACCTTCAAAGTGGGCGAAGTCTCCGACGGACCCCATGTGTTGCAACTCTCCACGCCTGAGCGGGCCTGGGTGTTTCAGCTGCACGACCCCGAGTGCCGAGCGGTGGCTGCCGAGCTCATGGCGCTGCCCGGTATTGCCAAGGCCGGTTTTGGCCTGGGGGATGACCGCAAGCGCATTCTTCACAAACTGGGGGTGGAGCCGGTGGGCGTGTTGGAGCTCAATGTGGTGTTCCGCGAACGCGGCTACCGCAAAGACATGGGGGTCAAAGGTGCCGTGGCAGTGTTGTTTGGGCAGCGCTTCATCAAGAGCAAAAAGGCGGCCACCAGCAATTGGGCGGCGCCCCGGCTCACAGAGTCCCAGCTGGTCTACGCAGCCAACGACGCTTACGCCGCCATCCGGGTGTTTAACGCGCTCGGGCTTTAG
- a CDS encoding zinc-dependent peptidase produces the protein MAFLIFCLAALLLLIGLLGYPRWMRWRRERLQQQPFPPGWRKHLRKRVPMFARLPADLQLQLKKHIQVFVAEKTFIGCDGLQVTEEMRVVVAANACLLLLNRTRGLPADYFAGVRQILLYPAAFVVQRKHTDAAGVHHAEQRSLAGESWSEGQVILSWQDVLQGAADAHDGRNVVIHEFAHQLDQENGQAIGAPMPLPGDADHHPARWKAVFTAAYERLQGEAFMHEQVLLDHYGAQDPAEFFSVATEAFFEQGAALRSYDAALYRELQGYFKVDPSSW, from the coding sequence GTGGCCTTTTTGATTTTTTGCCTTGCAGCGTTGTTGCTGCTGATCGGGCTGCTGGGGTATCCGCGTTGGATGCGCTGGCGGCGCGAGCGACTGCAACAGCAACCGTTCCCGCCCGGGTGGCGCAAACACCTGCGCAAGCGCGTTCCCATGTTTGCCCGTTTGCCGGCAGACCTGCAGCTGCAGCTCAAAAAGCACATCCAGGTTTTTGTGGCCGAAAAAACCTTTATCGGTTGCGATGGTTTGCAGGTGACTGAAGAAATGCGGGTCGTGGTCGCCGCCAATGCCTGCCTGCTGCTGCTCAACCGCACCCGCGGGCTGCCGGCGGACTACTTTGCCGGAGTGCGCCAGATACTGCTGTACCCCGCTGCCTTTGTCGTGCAGCGCAAGCACACCGATGCGGCGGGTGTGCACCACGCCGAGCAACGCTCTTTGGCGGGCGAAAGCTGGTCGGAAGGGCAGGTCATCCTGTCGTGGCAAGACGTGCTCCAAGGCGCTGCCGATGCGCACGATGGCCGCAACGTCGTGATCCATGAATTCGCCCATCAGCTGGACCAGGAAAACGGCCAGGCGATCGGCGCACCAATGCCACTGCCCGGTGATGCGGATCACCATCCCGCCCGCTGGAAGGCGGTGTTTACTGCCGCCTACGAGCGCCTGCAAGGCGAGGCCTTCATGCACGAGCAAGTGCTGCTGGACCACTATGGCGCGCAAGACCCGGCGGAGTTTTTCTCGGTCGCCACCGAAGCTTTTTTTGAGCAAGGTGCGGCCTTGCGCAGCTACGACGCTGCGCTCTATCGCGAGTTGCAGGGTTACTTCAAGGTGGACCCTTCCAGCTGGTGA
- a CDS encoding DUF6172 family protein, giving the protein MKKTFPLHVEGKHPDRLLDATKHEIRKYMKRERNRALPVGVDFWDFDCRFGATEQTAVVAHPAELIGLIDAAAKEGGTQFYIEILAKHGVRKPRDPSAGATIANFLEE; this is encoded by the coding sequence ATGAAAAAGACATTCCCCCTCCACGTTGAAGGCAAGCACCCCGATCGCCTGTTGGACGCCACCAAACACGAAATCCGCAAATACATGAAGCGCGAACGCAACCGCGCGCTGCCCGTGGGCGTGGATTTTTGGGACTTTGATTGCCGCTTCGGCGCTACCGAGCAAACCGCCGTAGTAGCACACCCGGCCGAGTTGATCGGCCTGATCGACGCCGCTGCCAAAGAGGGCGGCACCCAGTTCTATATTGAAATTCTGGCCAAGCACGGGGTGCGCAAGCCGCGCGACCCGTCGGCAGGCGCCACGATTGCCAACTTTTTGGAAGAGTAA